In a single window of the Salvelinus namaycush isolate Seneca chromosome 18, SaNama_1.0, whole genome shotgun sequence genome:
- the LOC120063120 gene encoding uncharacterized protein LOC120063120 isoform X1: MAFYSLVQKNEPVPVIRALSSTVPRNLGVPFRHAERLATGRTYENRAFEDDDLVAVIEQSPNTSDTCTRLPAPSPVTVMIDPAIDETQETQPCPPPTPEHSVIAETYTEPIEDTQVDPFQDEEKDCSLSHPSIQLQCVEDWGGGGVYGQCQGQDFLPEPPSLTPSPFRSPSPSSPPPVREESLRSSLTLQTTEPCAMPVRHSVSISHGNAPLLLSHCVSLGLTTVAVDVHFYPAALASATAAMATVTAATQVNATAAAAPGPQLSSRLAQGQEHDQSAPSMCQSK; encoded by the exons ATGGCCTTCTACTCCCTGGTCCAGAAGAACGAGCCTGTCCCCGTGATTAGAG CCTTGTCTTCCACAGTTCCCAGGAACCTGGGAGTCCCCTTCAGACATGCTGAACGTCTGGCCACTGGGAGGACTTATGAGAACAG GGCGTTTGAGGATGATGATTTGGTGGCTGTGATTGAACAAAGCCCCAACACGTCAGATACATGTACCAGACTTCCTGCCCCCAGCCCAGTCACTGTGATGATAGACCCTGCCATTGATGAGACTCAGGAGACACAGCCTTGCCCCCCGCCCACTCCAGAACACTCAGTCATAGCAGAGACCTACACTGAGCCCATCGAAGACACACAG GTTGACCCCTTCCAGGATGAAGAGAAAGACTGCAGCCTGTCTCACCCCAGCATCCAGCTGCAGTGTGTGGAGGACTGGGGGGGTGGAGGAGTATACGGACAATGCCAGGGCCAGGACTTTCTCCCTGagcccccctctctcactccttcacCTTTCCGctccccgtctccctcctcccctcctcctgtgCGTGAGGAAAGCCTGCGCTCCTCCCTGACACTCCAGACCACTGAGCCCTGTGCCATGCCCGTCCGCCACAGCGTCAGCATCTCCCACGGTAacgcccccctcctcctctcccactgcGTCTCCCTAGGCCTCACCACCGTCGCCGTTGATGTTCACTTCTACCCAGCAGCTCTTGCGTCAGCCACCGCTGCCATGGCGACCGTGACAGCCGCCACACAGGTTAATGCTACCGCCGCTGCTGCTCCAGGGCCCCAGCTCAGCTCTCGATTAGCACAAGGTCAGGAGCATGACCAATCGGCTCCCAGCATGTGCCAGAGTAAGTAA
- the LOC120063120 gene encoding uncharacterized protein LOC120063120 isoform X2, whose translation MAFYSLVQKNEPVPVIRVPRNLGVPFRHAERLATGRTYENRAFEDDDLVAVIEQSPNTSDTCTRLPAPSPVTVMIDPAIDETQETQPCPPPTPEHSVIAETYTEPIEDTQVDPFQDEEKDCSLSHPSIQLQCVEDWGGGGVYGQCQGQDFLPEPPSLTPSPFRSPSPSSPPPVREESLRSSLTLQTTEPCAMPVRHSVSISHGNAPLLLSHCVSLGLTTVAVDVHFYPAALASATAAMATVTAATQVNATAAAAPGPQLSSRLAQGQEHDQSAPSMCQSK comes from the exons ATGGCCTTCTACTCCCTGGTCCAGAAGAACGAGCCTGTCCCCGTGATTAGAG TTCCCAGGAACCTGGGAGTCCCCTTCAGACATGCTGAACGTCTGGCCACTGGGAGGACTTATGAGAACAG GGCGTTTGAGGATGATGATTTGGTGGCTGTGATTGAACAAAGCCCCAACACGTCAGATACATGTACCAGACTTCCTGCCCCCAGCCCAGTCACTGTGATGATAGACCCTGCCATTGATGAGACTCAGGAGACACAGCCTTGCCCCCCGCCCACTCCAGAACACTCAGTCATAGCAGAGACCTACACTGAGCCCATCGAAGACACACAG GTTGACCCCTTCCAGGATGAAGAGAAAGACTGCAGCCTGTCTCACCCCAGCATCCAGCTGCAGTGTGTGGAGGACTGGGGGGGTGGAGGAGTATACGGACAATGCCAGGGCCAGGACTTTCTCCCTGagcccccctctctcactccttcacCTTTCCGctccccgtctccctcctcccctcctcctgtgCGTGAGGAAAGCCTGCGCTCCTCCCTGACACTCCAGACCACTGAGCCCTGTGCCATGCCCGTCCGCCACAGCGTCAGCATCTCCCACGGTAacgcccccctcctcctctcccactgcGTCTCCCTAGGCCTCACCACCGTCGCCGTTGATGTTCACTTCTACCCAGCAGCTCTTGCGTCAGCCACCGCTGCCATGGCGACCGTGACAGCCGCCACACAGGTTAATGCTACCGCCGCTGCTGCTCCAGGGCCCCAGCTCAGCTCTCGATTAGCACAAGGTCAGGAGCATGACCAATCGGCTCCCAGCATGTGCCAGAGTAAGTAA